One genomic segment of Planktothrix serta PCC 8927 includes these proteins:
- a CDS encoding DUF4926 domain-containing protein — MTKHLKLFDSVAILKPISNTRLTLVEPEYESVPSLPVGLVGTIVEVYDTEKECRYLVEFADSQGIEYAMAILKADEILVLQYELAVA, encoded by the coding sequence ATGACAAAACACCTTAAACTTTTCGATTCTGTTGCTATTCTCAAGCCTATTTCAAATACACGGTTAACGCTAGTGGAACCGGAATACGAATCTGTACCTAGTTTACCAGTAGGACTTGTAGGAACTATTGTTGAAGTGTATGATACGGAAAAGGAATGTCGGTATTTAGTGGAGTTTGCTGATAGTCAAGGGATTGAATATGCTATGGCTATTTTAAAAGCAGATGAAATTTTAGTTCTGCAATATGA
- a CDS encoding M48 family metallopeptidase: protein MPTYTGISSEAFRHPLDQEAEAALRSVPGFDLIASKFVEFVYERPQYVYLMGNSIQVGPRQYASIYHLFRECVRDLDIYPEPGLFVSQNPQVNSFALGQEHPYIILNTGLLDLVDEAELRAVLAHELGHIKCGHPILNQMAIWAMGVASMIGEMTFGLGNLVSSGLIYAFYEWRRKAELSADRAALLVTDDLKCVMKSMMELAGVSTKYAQECSLDEFIRQSEQYRDLDQDGLNQVYKFLLYNGGQSMMLSHPFPVERIQYLREWADSAEYRKIRSGQYQRATAEGSVNVKAEKSQDEVDDLRRQIEELQNQINRMKSK from the coding sequence ATGCCCACTTACACCGGAATTTCTAGCGAAGCCTTTCGTCATCCCCTTGATCAAGAAGCAGAAGCTGCTTTACGCAGTGTTCCTGGCTTTGATTTAATTGCCAGTAAATTTGTAGAATTTGTCTATGAACGGCCTCAATATGTTTACTTAATGGGCAATAGTATACAAGTTGGGCCGAGACAATATGCGAGTATTTATCATCTATTTCGAGAATGTGTGCGAGATTTAGATATTTATCCTGAACCCGGTTTATTTGTCTCTCAAAATCCCCAAGTTAATAGTTTTGCTCTGGGACAAGAACACCCTTATATTATTCTGAATACAGGTCTTTTAGACTTAGTAGATGAAGCAGAATTACGAGCGGTTTTAGCCCATGAATTAGGCCATATTAAATGCGGTCATCCAATTTTAAATCAGATGGCAATTTGGGCAATGGGTGTAGCTTCAATGATCGGAGAAATGACCTTTGGATTAGGAAATTTAGTCAGTAGTGGTTTAATTTATGCCTTTTATGAATGGCGTAGAAAAGCCGAATTATCCGCAGACCGGGCGGCATTATTAGTGACAGATGATCTTAAATGTGTGATGAAATCCATGATGGAATTAGCGGGAGTCAGTACAAAATATGCTCAAGAATGTAGTTTAGATGAATTTATTCGTCAGTCAGAACAATATCGAGATTTAGATCAAGATGGTTTAAATCAAGTCTATAAATTTTTATTGTATAATGGCGGTCAAAGCATGATGTTAAGTCATCCCTTTCCCGTTGAACGGATTCAATATTTACGAGAATGGGCTGATTCTGCGGAATATCGAAAAATTCGCTCCGGTCAATATCAACGAGCAACCGCCGAAGGTTCAGTGAATGTTAAAGCCGAAAAATCTCAAGATGAAGTCGATGATTTACGTCGCCAAATTGAGGAGTTACAAAATCAAATTAATCGGATGAAATCTAAATAA
- the malQ gene encoding 4-alpha-glucanotransferase: MLFQRSSGILLHPTSFPSQHGIGDLGKSAYEFIDFLKRSGHKFWQILPLGPTTDEHSPYIMNYSTFAGNPLMINLEQLAQEGLLKAEEIIPLEEEDRNQVKFDKVIPHKTIYLQKAYTSFKKQFDHQPPAEFEIFCQKNASWLNDYALFMALLDANESKAWNYWEPALAHRDPNALNAKIEELQQPILYHKFLQFIFFKQWEELRRYANQQGIKIIGDISIYVCHNSVEVWANPDLFQLHPETLEPLYIAGVPPDFFSETGQLWGNPIYNWEEMQKTKFAWWIERFKTTLQYADYVRIDHFRAFEAYWSVPGGDKNAMNGEWIKAPGYEFFDLLQQELGNLPVLAEDLGIITPEVEQLRDHYHFPGMKILQFGFGGDANSVHLPHNYVQNCLVYTGTHDNDTALGWWETASAKEKQHLAEYLGYSSPDDITNINWVMIRLALSSVASLAIIPLQDMLNLGHSARMNDPSHNDGNWRWRYQSSELLTEELSHQLLKLNQLYGR; this comes from the coding sequence ATGTTATTTCAGCGTTCCAGTGGGATTTTACTTCATCCGACCTCATTTCCTAGTCAACATGGAATTGGAGATCTGGGAAAATCAGCTTATGAATTTATTGATTTTTTAAAGCGGAGTGGTCATAAATTTTGGCAAATCCTACCCTTGGGGCCAACAACAGATGAACATTCTCCTTATATTATGAATTATAGTACCTTTGCGGGTAATCCTTTAATGATTAATTTAGAACAATTAGCCCAAGAAGGATTATTAAAAGCTGAAGAAATTATTCCCTTAGAAGAAGAAGACCGAAATCAAGTTAAGTTTGACAAAGTTATTCCTCACAAAACCATCTATCTCCAAAAAGCTTACACTAGCTTTAAAAAACAATTCGATCATCAACCCCCTGCCGAATTTGAAATTTTTTGCCAAAAAAACGCTTCTTGGTTAAACGATTATGCCTTATTTATGGCTTTATTAGATGCGAATGAAAGCAAAGCCTGGAATTATTGGGAACCTGCCTTAGCCCATCGAGATCCTAATGCCTTAAACGCTAAAATAGAAGAACTACAACAACCTATATTATATCATAAATTCCTGCAATTTATCTTTTTTAAACAATGGGAAGAATTGCGTCGCTATGCCAATCAACAAGGGATTAAAATTATTGGCGATATTTCTATTTATGTTTGCCATAATAGTGTTGAAGTTTGGGCAAATCCCGATCTATTTCAACTGCATCCTGAAACCTTAGAACCCTTGTATATTGCCGGAGTTCCCCCCGATTTTTTTAGTGAAACGGGACAACTTTGGGGGAATCCGATTTATAATTGGGAGGAAATGCAAAAAACAAAATTTGCTTGGTGGATTGAACGATTTAAAACTACGCTGCAATATGCAGATTATGTCCGCATTGATCATTTTCGAGCCTTTGAAGCTTATTGGAGTGTTCCGGGAGGCGACAAAAATGCAATGAATGGAGAATGGATTAAAGCGCCGGGTTATGAATTTTTTGATTTACTTCAACAAGAACTGGGAAATTTACCTGTTTTAGCGGAAGATTTAGGAATTATTACTCCCGAAGTTGAACAATTACGAGATCATTACCATTTTCCGGGGATGAAAATCTTACAATTTGGCTTTGGAGGGGATGCTAATAGTGTGCATCTTCCCCATAATTATGTTCAAAATTGTTTAGTTTATACGGGAACTCATGATAATGATACGGCGTTGGGATGGTGGGAAACTGCAAGTGCAAAAGAAAAACAACATTTAGCAGAATATTTAGGGTATTCTTCCCCAGATGACATCACAAATATTAACTGGGTGATGATTCGTTTAGCCTTAAGTTCTGTTGCTAGTTTAGCCATTATTCCCCTACAAGATATGTTAAATTTAGGGCATAGTGCCAGAATGAATGATCCCAGTCATAACGATGGAAATTGGCGTTGGCGTTATCAAAGTTCTGAGTTATTAACTGAAGAATTAAGCCATCAGTTGTTAAAGTTAAATCAACTATATGGTCGATGA
- a CDS encoding chromophore lyase CpcT/CpeT: MIKLSPISILGVAIIFGGCVTQPDPMSGQVQEVASYLTGVMETSAQAKAIPDAPSVRMTTCEVKLNNTDGSVQHSNGVFLYQEQALTRDLSKPYRQRFLEIIPSSEGNSVESVSFKPINPKNWIGLCEKPLSERVVNSQEIDNLNCRVFLKPVGTQYLGETQPGGCVTNFKGAVKVTNTIKLDQKGMETQDRGFDAKGKQVWGAENRSYQYQKVREQGTGNGEQK; this comes from the coding sequence ATGATTAAATTATCTCCCATTTCTATTCTAGGGGTTGCTATTATTTTCGGTGGATGTGTGACTCAACCTGATCCGATGTCTGGTCAAGTTCAGGAAGTGGCATCTTATTTGACAGGGGTAATGGAGACTTCAGCACAGGCTAAAGCGATTCCTGATGCGCCCAGTGTTCGGATGACGACTTGTGAGGTGAAATTGAACAATACAGATGGTTCTGTTCAACATTCTAACGGGGTTTTTCTCTATCAAGAACAGGCCTTAACTCGTGATTTATCAAAACCCTATCGTCAGAGATTTTTAGAAATTATACCAAGTTCTGAGGGAAACAGTGTGGAGTCCGTTAGTTTTAAACCCATTAACCCTAAAAATTGGATTGGTTTGTGTGAAAAACCGCTATCAGAACGGGTGGTTAATTCTCAAGAAATTGATAATCTTAATTGTCGTGTATTTTTAAAACCTGTCGGAACTCAATATTTAGGTGAAACGCAACCGGGAGGATGTGTTACTAATTTTAAGGGAGCGGTTAAAGTCACGAATACGATTAAGTTAGATCAAAAGGGAATGGAAACTCAAGATCGAGGGTTTGATGCGAAAGGTAAACAAGTTTGGGGGGCTGAAAATCGTTCCTATCAATATCAGAAAGTTAGGGAACAGGGAACAGGGAACGGGGAACAGAAATAA
- a CDS encoding DUF6883 domain-containing protein gives MKLPNGNQAEISLQKLVGYCLNQEHSSGKHKARVFASVLGITTNNAEVLRELIQKAAIEGEVIQQNITDFGQQFKVDWTVPNTAGIQLRTIWEITSTNSNPRLISAFLKL, from the coding sequence ATGAAACTACCCAATGGTAATCAGGCTGAAATTTCTCTGCAAAAGCTGGTCGGCTACTGCTTAAATCAAGAGCATTCGAGTGGCAAACACAAAGCCAGAGTCTTTGCGTCGGTTTTGGGAATCACCACTAACAATGCAGAGGTTTTGCGAGAGCTTATTCAAAAAGCAGCTATTGAAGGTGAAGTTATCCAACAAAATATTACTGATTTTGGGCAACAGTTTAAAGTTGATTGGACTGTACCCAATACAGCAGGGATTCAACTTCGGACAATTTGGGAAATTACTTCAACTAATTCTAATCCTCGTTTGATTTCAGCTTTCCTTAAACTATGA
- a CDS encoding glycosyltransferase 61 family protein, whose protein sequence is MINLALLKQRGLRLLNGRKSYKDLSDKQWTLSPGQSLISPPAIYLPGELDKVTGVPIETTYANELQRIQGGITQHAATTAYRLSDVQIHRGYIYKGAMKFPLTTTKESWFNQSETEYISEAALACTFCGNLYFGHWMTDDVILNLAARELATAIRTDQKLSPNQIEYSHLFEINSTPVNHAKFKELIIIEDYGQNQFKRERYQYIRAKLKQLYSPSVRPGVMLLRGKSGIQRYLLNEDEIAEFLRNQGFTIIDPENTPAREIVRQTLGAKIIVGVEGSQLANGLFTVAEDGVILTLQPPYRFNNVYKGRSDCLGIQYAFVVGKQVDSGFEISIENLTKTLDKINSRRV, encoded by the coding sequence ATGATCAATTTAGCTCTCTTAAAACAGCGTGGATTGCGTCTTTTAAACGGACGAAAAAGCTATAAAGATTTATCTGACAAGCAATGGACTCTTTCTCCGGGTCAGAGTTTAATTTCTCCACCTGCAATCTATTTACCTGGAGAACTTGATAAGGTGACAGGTGTTCCCATAGAAACAACCTATGCAAATGAATTGCAACGAATACAAGGGGGAATAACTCAACACGCAGCAACAACAGCTTATCGACTAAGTGATGTACAAATTCACAGGGGATATATTTATAAAGGAGCCATGAAATTCCCTTTGACAACGACAAAAGAATCGTGGTTTAATCAAAGTGAAACAGAGTATATTTCTGAAGCAGCGCTGGCTTGTACCTTTTGTGGAAACCTTTATTTTGGTCATTGGATGACCGATGATGTTATTTTGAATTTGGCGGCGCGGGAATTAGCAACAGCCATCAGAACAGATCAGAAACTTAGTCCTAATCAAATTGAATATAGCCATCTGTTTGAGATTAATTCCACTCCTGTTAACCACGCTAAATTTAAGGAATTGATCATTATTGAAGATTATGGACAAAATCAATTTAAACGCGAACGATATCAATATATCCGAGCTAAATTAAAACAGCTATATTCGCCTTCAGTCCGTCCCGGTGTGATGTTATTGCGGGGAAAGTCAGGTATTCAAAGATATCTATTAAATGAGGATGAAATTGCTGAATTTCTGAGAAATCAAGGCTTTACTATTATTGACCCAGAAAACACCCCCGCACGGGAAATTGTGCGTCAAACTTTAGGGGCAAAAATTATTGTTGGGGTTGAAGGAAGCCAATTAGCAAATGGATTATTTACAGTAGCAGAAGATGGCGTTATTCTCACATTACAACCGCCTTATCGATTTAATAATGTCTATAAAGGTCGATCAGATTGCTTAGGAATTCAATATGCTTTTGTGGTCGGTAAACAGGTGGATAGTGGATTTGAAATCAGTATAGAAAACTTGACAAAAACTCTGGATAAAATTAATTCAAGACGGGTGTAG
- a CDS encoding glycosyltransferase yields MKSLKLVLLPGLKVKKASNHQMIITQKFIDGVFEYQKYWPGSIVVLIEEDEGLNKNLDNRLINVDELPFDIEIINFDSIPERQELHENSVFLSSTSFRHNQISKVCKSHNIPCIYITEYSLKTRMQIINATTQNPILRLRRYVWQILQEFKQRKAIAIANGVQCNGVPTYKAYQKITPNPCLYFDTRITEDMIVSPANLATRTDQCLEKKPLRLLFSGRLIKMKGADHLILVAENLKKLGVKFEMFICGDGELKETMQQQIELRGLSDSIKMLGVLEFKTELVPFVQKNVDLFICCHRQGDPSCTYLETMSCGVPIVGYDNEAFVGVVHHSQAGWFVKMNRPDLLAGKIAELNQNREAIVAESYQSLEFAKQHTFEKTFQRRIAHIQEIAAIREDFVS; encoded by the coding sequence ATGAAATCCTTAAAGTTGGTCTTACTTCCTGGTTTAAAAGTCAAAAAAGCATCAAACCATCAAATGATCATCACTCAAAAATTTATCGATGGTGTTTTTGAGTATCAAAAGTATTGGCCAGGCTCCATAGTAGTCCTCATTGAGGAAGATGAGGGTTTAAATAAAAATCTTGACAATAGATTAATTAATGTTGATGAATTACCTTTTGACATAGAAATTATTAACTTTGATTCTATACCCGAACGTCAAGAATTACACGAAAATTCGGTTTTTCTGAGCAGTACCAGCTTTAGACACAATCAGATCAGTAAAGTTTGTAAATCCCATAATATTCCCTGTATTTATATTACTGAATACAGCTTAAAAACCCGAATGCAAATTATCAATGCGACGACTCAAAATCCGATTCTAAGGCTGAGAAGATATGTTTGGCAAATTTTGCAAGAGTTTAAACAACGAAAAGCGATCGCCATCGCTAATGGAGTTCAGTGTAATGGTGTTCCAACTTACAAAGCTTATCAAAAAATTACCCCCAATCCTTGCCTTTATTTTGATACTCGAATTACAGAAGATATGATAGTTAGCCCTGCTAATTTAGCGACAAGAACCGATCAATGTCTAGAAAAAAAACCTCTGCGTTTACTCTTTTCTGGACGTTTAATTAAAATGAAAGGTGCAGATCACTTAATCTTAGTTGCTGAAAATCTTAAAAAGCTTGGGGTTAAATTCGAGATGTTTATTTGTGGCGATGGTGAATTGAAAGAAACAATGCAACAGCAAATTGAACTGAGGGGACTTTCTGATTCTATTAAAATGCTAGGGGTTCTGGAATTTAAAACAGAATTGGTTCCTTTTGTTCAAAAAAATGTGGATTTATTTATCTGTTGTCATCGCCAAGGTGATCCTTCTTGCACCTATTTAGAAACGATGAGTTGTGGCGTTCCCATTGTGGGATATGACAATGAAGCTTTTGTTGGGGTTGTTCACCACTCCCAGGCGGGTTGGTTTGTGAAGATGAATCGACCGGATTTATTGGCTGGAAAAATTGCCGAGTTAAATCAAAATCGGGAAGCAATAGTTGCTGAATCTTATCAATCTCTTGAATTTGCCAAACAACATACATTTGAAAAAACATTTCAAAGAAGGATTGCTCATATTCAAGAAATAGCAGCTATTAGAGAAGACTTTGTTTCTTAA
- the glgX gene encoding glycogen debranching protein GlgX: protein MYIPLWPGKPYPLGSHWDGKGTNFALFSENATAVELCLFDQKGKETRLFLTEVSNFIWHGYVPSVGPGQRYGFRVHGSYKLHEGHRFNPNKLLIDPYAKAIDGDIQGGIETLGYIAEHPDQDFSYSEEDDAHLVPKSVVINEAFDWGKDQLLRIPSHETIIYEAHVKGFTKLNPDIPEPLRGTYAGVGHPASISYLQSIGITAIELMPVHHYLAYPGYLVDKGLKNYWGYDSINYFAPYSGYSSSGTLGQQVTEFKQMVKALHQGGIEVILDVVYNHTGEGNHLGPTLSLKGIDNAAYYRLVDEDPRYYMDFTGCGNSLNVRHPQVLKLIMDSLRYWVLEMHVDGFRFDLASALARELYAVDRLAAFFDIIHQDPVLSDVKLIAEPWDIGEGGYQVGEFPLLWSEWNGKYRDNARNFWRGEDQTLAEFAYRFTGSSDLYQFNGRRPNASINFITAHDGFTLNDLVSYNYKHNEANGENNQDGDHHNSSWNCGEEGPTDNPDVLKLRNRQRRNFLTTLMLSQGVPMMLSGDEIGRSQQGNNNPYCQDNEISWLDWNLQEENSSLLDFTRQLIYFRRQHPVFRRRKWFQGRAIYGSGVTDLGWFNPDGGVMTEEQWNMGFAKAIGVFLNGEEILTPGERGERIIDDSFYILFNAHYEPLDFFLPEAMANREWQVIIDTNQSRFVKDDIRYTLDKPITVTERSLMVLKRL, encoded by the coding sequence ATGTATATTCCTTTATGGCCGGGTAAACCTTATCCATTAGGTTCTCATTGGGATGGAAAAGGAACAAACTTTGCTTTATTTTCCGAAAATGCGACGGCTGTTGAACTCTGTTTGTTTGATCAAAAAGGAAAAGAAACTCGTTTATTTTTAACAGAAGTTAGTAATTTTATTTGGCATGGTTATGTACCCAGTGTAGGGCCAGGTCAACGCTATGGTTTTCGAGTACACGGCTCCTATAAACTTCATGAAGGTCATCGTTTTAACCCTAATAAACTATTAATTGATCCCTATGCTAAAGCTATTGATGGGGATATTCAAGGGGGAATAGAAACGTTAGGTTATATTGCAGAACACCCCGATCAAGATTTTTCCTATTCTGAAGAAGATGATGCTCATTTAGTCCCGAAATCCGTTGTAATTAATGAAGCTTTTGATTGGGGAAAAGATCAACTTTTACGCATTCCTTCCCATGAAACCATTATTTATGAAGCTCATGTCAAAGGGTTTACTAAACTAAATCCTGACATTCCTGAACCCTTACGCGGAACCTATGCAGGAGTCGGACATCCCGCCAGTATTTCTTATTTACAATCTATTGGAATAACAGCCATAGAATTAATGCCTGTACATCATTATTTAGCCTATCCCGGCTATTTAGTGGATAAAGGCTTAAAAAATTATTGGGGCTATGATTCCATTAACTATTTTGCCCCCTATTCGGGTTATAGTTCCAGTGGCACATTAGGGCAACAAGTAACGGAATTTAAACAAATGGTTAAAGCCCTTCATCAAGGGGGAATTGAAGTCATTTTAGATGTGGTTTATAACCATACCGGAGAAGGCAATCATTTAGGGCCGACGCTATCTTTAAAAGGCATTGATAACGCAGCTTATTACCGTTTAGTGGATGAAGATCCTCGCTATTATATGGATTTTACAGGCTGTGGAAATTCCCTGAATGTTCGCCATCCGCAAGTGTTGAAATTGATTATGGATAGTTTGCGGTATTGGGTGTTAGAAATGCACGTCGATGGGTTCCGATTTGATTTAGCTTCGGCTTTAGCACGGGAACTTTATGCTGTGGATCGATTAGCCGCATTTTTTGATATTATTCATCAAGATCCGGTGTTATCTGACGTGAAATTAATTGCTGAACCTTGGGATATTGGAGAAGGAGGATATCAAGTTGGTGAATTCCCCTTATTATGGTCAGAATGGAACGGAAAATATCGAGATAATGCCCGCAATTTCTGGCGAGGAGAAGACCAAACTTTAGCAGAATTTGCCTATCGTTTTACAGGAAGTTCAGATTTATATCAGTTTAATGGTCGCCGTCCCAATGCGAGTATTAATTTTATCACGGCTCATGATGGATTTACGTTGAATGATTTAGTCAGTTACAACTATAAACATAATGAAGCTAATGGAGAAAATAACCAAGATGGGGATCATCATAATAGCTCTTGGAATTGTGGAGAAGAAGGCCCTACAGATAACCCTGATGTGTTGAAACTTCGCAACCGTCAACGACGGAATTTTTTAACCACTTTGATGTTATCTCAAGGGGTTCCGATGATGTTAAGTGGAGATGAAATTGGGCGATCGCAACAAGGGAATAATAATCCTTATTGTCAAGATAATGAAATTTCTTGGCTAGATTGGAATTTACAAGAAGAAAATTCTTCTTTATTAGACTTTACCCGTCAATTGATTTATTTCCGTCGTCAACATCCGGTTTTTCGCCGTCGGAAATGGTTCCAAGGTCGGGCAATTTATGGTTCAGGAGTGACCGATTTGGGATGGTTTAACCCCGATGGCGGTGTGATGACTGAGGAACAATGGAACATGGGATTTGCTAAAGCTATTGGTGTATTTTTAAATGGTGAAGAAATTCTCACACCAGGAGAACGGGGAGAACGCATTATTGATGATAGTTTTTATATCCTGTTCAATGCTCATTATGAACCCCTAGATTTCTTTCTCCCTGAAGCCATGGCAAATCGAGAATGGCAAGTTATAATTGATACGAATCAATCTCGTTTTGTTAAAGATGATATTCGTTATACCTTGGATAAACCCATTACGGTAACTGAGCGATCGCTAATGGTTTTAAAACGGTTGTAA
- a CDS encoding NAD-dependent epimerase/dehydratase family protein, with protein sequence MRILIMGGTRFIGVYLTKLLVEKGHDVVLFNRGKKPAPIEGIQQIHGDRTDSNQIQDKLAHEEFDAIFDNNGRELNDTKPLADLFKDRVKHFVYMSSAGVYLKSDQMPHIEGDATDPKSRHLGKYETESYLQAENLPWTSIRPTYIYGPLNYNPLESWFFDRIVAGRPIPIPGNGFHLTQLGHVQDLATAMAAVLGNEKALGQVYNISGERYVTFDGLAKACAVAAGKSLDSIQLIHYDPKQFDFGKRKAFPMRVQHFFADVHKAIEDLNWKPEFDLVSGLKDSFQNDYLARGLDQAEVDFSTDDEIIKAVSA encoded by the coding sequence ATGCGAATTTTAATCATGGGCGGAACCCGATTTATCGGAGTTTATTTAACGAAACTTTTAGTTGAAAAAGGGCATGATGTTGTTCTATTTAATCGAGGAAAAAAACCTGCACCTATTGAAGGAATTCAACAAATTCATGGCGATCGCACTGATTCTAACCAAATTCAAGATAAATTAGCCCATGAAGAATTTGATGCCATTTTTGATAATAACGGACGAGAACTTAATGATACCAAACCTTTAGCCGATTTATTCAAAGATCGGGTGAAACATTTTGTGTATATGAGTTCAGCCGGAGTTTATTTAAAGTCTGATCAAATGCCTCATATTGAAGGAGATGCTACTGATCCCAAAAGTCGTCATTTAGGCAAATACGAAACCGAGAGTTATTTACAAGCAGAAAATTTACCCTGGACATCAATTCGCCCTACTTATATTTATGGGCCGTTAAATTATAATCCCTTAGAATCATGGTTTTTTGATCGCATTGTTGCGGGTCGTCCGATTCCTATTCCCGGTAATGGATTTCATCTCACCCAATTAGGTCATGTTCAAGATTTAGCAACAGCAATGGCAGCCGTTTTAGGAAATGAAAAAGCCCTAGGTCAAGTATATAATATCTCAGGAGAACGTTATGTTACCTTTGATGGTTTAGCTAAAGCTTGTGCTGTTGCTGCGGGAAAATCCTTAGATTCTATTCAACTAATTCATTACGATCCCAAACAGTTTGATTTTGGCAAACGTAAAGCATTTCCGATGCGAGTTCAACACTTTTTTGCCGATGTTCATAAAGCGATAGAAGATTTAAACTGGAAACCTGAATTTGATTTAGTTTCTGGTTTAAAAGATTCTTTTCAAAATGATTATTTAGCCAGAGGACTCGATCAAGCGGAAGTTGATTTTTCGACGGATGATGAAATTATTAAGGCGGTTTCTGCTTAA
- a CDS encoding DUF433 domain-containing protein, whose protein sequence is MSKKSVITEHIEITSGVLGGKPCISGHRIAVAHIAEMYLKMGISIEEIAGKYDLPLASVHAAMTYYYDHREEIDRRTAESRARVEELKRNSPPSPLQEKLILIRR, encoded by the coding sequence ATGTCTAAGAAATCTGTCATCACAGAACATATTGAAATCACCTCTGGGGTACTTGGTGGTAAACCGTGCATTTCAGGTCATCGAATTGCTGTAGCACACATCGCCGAAATGTATCTCAAAATGGGAATTTCTATAGAAGAAATCGCAGGTAAGTATGATTTGCCTCTAGCCTCTGTTCATGCAGCAATGACTTATTATTACGATCATAGAGAAGAAATTGATCGCCGCACGGCTGAAAGTCGAGCTAGGGTAGAAGAATTAAAGCGCAATAGTCCACCCTCTCCGTTACAAGAAAAATTGATCCTAATTAGGAGGTGA
- a CDS encoding DUF7689 domain-containing protein → MYRRPELEVKWQNLSRTDYQVTSPKSQEYNCFAWAAAENDRWWQPIPGEQFYWPEGVPQEETIAAYIQAYKTLGYEICQGDGLEVGYEKIAIYIDSSGIPTHAARQLANGKWTSKLGWLEDIEHELDGLTGDRYGVVAQILKRAVN, encoded by the coding sequence ATGTATAGAAGACCAGAACTTGAAGTTAAGTGGCAAAATTTATCTCGCACGGATTATCAAGTTACCAGCCCCAAATCTCAAGAATATAACTGCTTTGCATGGGCGGCGGCGGAAAATGATCGTTGGTGGCAACCGATACCTGGAGAGCAATTTTATTGGCCAGAAGGTGTGCCGCAAGAGGAGACGATAGCAGCCTATATTCAGGCTTATAAAACACTGGGATATGAAATTTGTCAGGGCGATGGATTAGAAGTTGGATATGAGAAAATAGCGATATATATTGACTCAAGCGGTATTCCAACTCATGCAGCTAGACAATTAGCAAATGGTAAGTGGACGAGTAAGCTGGGCTGGTTGGAAGATATTGAACACGAACTGGATGGATTGACGGGGGATAGGTACGGAGTTGTCGCTCAAATTCTCAAACGTGCAGTAAATTAG